One Streptomyces drozdowiczii DNA segment encodes these proteins:
- a CDS encoding branched-chain amino acid ABC transporter permease, producing the protein MTTALLPAPAPAARIATLAGAAAALAGTLLPWTWTSEFPGDLTVTGYPGGLQVLTLTGAVLTLLFALTGYGIPGLRWLTPAGTNSPVRLLALATFGTTGYAMGAISYELGGVVNLEPGAWVSGIGALVAVIASLALPYDVPLSEDGPAPNAWQRFRNSLAAPSAPRAKALPGWAEIIIIAVAFGLGLYVFTYGIDIPTEDSEQFIGFLITAGFAVTALNRSGLIARLTALTTKHRNVTLAAALVAALCFPFTQDTAEYALIGVNILIFATVALGLNVVVGLAGLLDLGYVAFLGVGAYTAALVSGAPLSAIGVKFPFWAAVLTGAVVSMIFGVLIGAPTLRLRGDYLAIVTLGFGEIFRVTVNALNGNSGPDLTNGSQGIPSIPDLNLFGIDFALSHDVGPFTLSRPANYYLLMLVFTAVVVLVFRRSGESRIGRAWVAIREDETAATAMGINAFRLKLLAFALGATLAGLAGTVQAHVNYTVTPEQYQFAGSVPPNSAFLLAAVILGGMGTLSGPFVGAALLYLIPAKLQFMQDYQLFLFGIALVLLMRFRPEGLVADRRKQLEFHENDQLDVPTPRKSDETDAGIAKAGA; encoded by the coding sequence ATGACCACCGCACTCCTTCCCGCCCCCGCACCCGCCGCCCGCATCGCCACCCTCGCCGGCGCCGCGGCCGCACTCGCCGGCACACTCCTCCCCTGGACCTGGACCTCCGAATTCCCCGGCGACCTCACCGTCACCGGCTACCCCGGCGGCCTCCAGGTCCTCACCCTCACCGGCGCGGTCCTCACCCTGCTCTTCGCCCTCACCGGCTACGGCATCCCCGGACTGCGCTGGCTCACCCCCGCCGGCACCAACAGCCCCGTCCGCCTCCTGGCCCTCGCCACCTTCGGCACCACCGGCTACGCCATGGGCGCCATCTCCTACGAGCTCGGCGGCGTCGTCAACCTCGAACCCGGAGCCTGGGTCAGCGGCATCGGCGCACTCGTCGCCGTCATCGCCTCCCTCGCCCTCCCCTACGACGTCCCGCTCTCCGAGGACGGCCCCGCACCGAACGCCTGGCAGCGCTTCCGCAACAGCCTCGCCGCCCCGTCGGCCCCCCGCGCCAAGGCCCTCCCGGGCTGGGCCGAAATCATCATCATCGCCGTCGCCTTCGGCCTCGGGCTGTACGTCTTCACCTACGGGATCGACATCCCCACCGAGGACTCCGAACAGTTCATCGGCTTCCTCATCACCGCGGGCTTCGCCGTCACCGCACTCAACCGCTCCGGACTCATCGCCCGGCTCACCGCGCTGACCACCAAACACCGCAACGTCACCCTCGCGGCCGCCCTCGTCGCCGCCCTCTGCTTCCCCTTCACCCAGGACACCGCGGAATACGCCCTCATCGGCGTCAACATCCTCATCTTCGCCACCGTCGCCCTGGGCCTCAACGTCGTCGTCGGCCTCGCCGGCCTCCTCGACCTCGGATACGTCGCCTTCCTCGGCGTCGGCGCCTACACCGCCGCCCTCGTCTCCGGCGCACCCCTCTCCGCGATCGGCGTCAAGTTCCCGTTCTGGGCCGCCGTCCTCACCGGAGCCGTCGTCTCGATGATCTTCGGCGTCCTCATCGGCGCCCCGACCCTGCGACTGCGCGGCGACTACCTCGCCATCGTCACGCTCGGCTTCGGAGAGATCTTCCGCGTCACCGTCAACGCCCTCAACGGCAACAGCGGCCCCGACCTCACCAACGGCTCCCAGGGCATCCCCAGCATCCCCGACCTCAACCTGTTCGGGATCGACTTCGCCCTCAGCCACGATGTCGGACCCTTCACCCTCAGCAGGCCGGCCAACTACTACCTGCTGATGCTCGTCTTCACCGCCGTCGTCGTCCTGGTCTTCCGCCGCTCCGGGGAATCCCGCATCGGCCGCGCCTGGGTCGCCATCCGCGAGGACGAGACCGCCGCCACCGCCATGGGCATCAACGCCTTCCGGCTCAAACTGCTCGCCTTCGCCCTCGGCGCCACGCTCGCCGGCCTCGCCGGCACCGTACAGGCACACGTCAACTACACCGTGACGCCCGAGCAGTACCAGTTCGCCGGCTCCGTGCCGCCGAACTCCGCGTTCCTCCTCGCCGCCGTCATCCTCGGCGGCATGGGAACCCTCAGCGGACCCTTCGTCGGCGCCGCACTGCTCTACCTCATCCCGGCCAAGCTCCAGTTCATGCAGGACTACCAGCTGTTCCTCTTCGGGATCGCGCTCGTCCTCCTGATGCGCTTCCGGCCCGAGGGCCTGGTCGCCGACCGCAGGAAGCAGCTCGAATTCCACGAGAACGACCAGCTCGACGTGCCCACACCCCGGAAGTCCGACGAGACGGACGCCGGCATCGCCAAGGCGGGGGCGTAA
- a CDS encoding branched-chain amino acid ABC transporter permease: MHELPQQLANGLILGAMYGLIAIGYTMVYGIIQLINFAHGEIFMIGGFGALTVYLWMPAGSNLLAIVPLMIIGGVICSVAVSVAAERFAYRPLRNAPRLAPLITAIGLSLALQQAIWKWYPDATKDHPFPQFKGDAFELFGAHVQRGDLFVLISAPVCMIALGLFVSKTRAGRGMQATSQDPDTAKLMGINTDRIIVMAFAIGAAFAAVAAVAYGLKNGQIGFRMGFLMGLKAFTAAVLGGIGNIYGAMLGGVVLGVAESLATGYMSDVPGMELFGGGAWKDVWAFALLIVVLLLRPQGLLGERVADRA, from the coding sequence GTGCACGAACTGCCGCAACAGCTGGCCAATGGACTCATCCTCGGCGCGATGTACGGACTCATCGCGATCGGCTACACGATGGTCTACGGAATCATCCAGCTCATCAACTTCGCCCACGGCGAGATCTTCATGATCGGAGGCTTCGGAGCTCTCACCGTGTACCTCTGGATGCCGGCCGGCTCCAACCTCCTCGCTATCGTCCCCCTCATGATCATCGGCGGCGTCATATGCTCCGTCGCCGTCAGCGTCGCCGCCGAACGCTTCGCGTACCGGCCCCTGCGCAACGCCCCCCGGCTCGCCCCGCTGATCACCGCGATCGGGCTCTCCCTCGCCCTCCAGCAGGCCATCTGGAAGTGGTACCCGGACGCCACCAAGGACCACCCCTTCCCGCAGTTCAAGGGCGACGCCTTCGAGCTCTTCGGCGCCCACGTCCAGCGCGGTGACCTCTTCGTCCTCATCTCCGCCCCCGTCTGCATGATCGCCCTCGGGCTCTTCGTCTCCAAGACCCGCGCCGGCCGCGGCATGCAGGCCACCTCGCAGGACCCCGACACCGCCAAGCTCATGGGCATCAACACCGACCGCATCATCGTCATGGCCTTCGCCATCGGTGCCGCGTTCGCCGCCGTCGCCGCCGTCGCCTACGGGCTCAAGAACGGCCAGATCGGCTTCCGCATGGGCTTCCTCATGGGCCTCAAGGCCTTCACCGCCGCCGTACTCGGCGGCATCGGCAACATCTACGGCGCCATGCTCGGCGGCGTCGTCCTCGGCGTCGCCGAATCCCTCGCCACCGGCTACATGAGCGACGTCCCCGGCATGGAACTCTTCGGCGGCGGCGCCTGGAAGGACGTGTGGGCCTTCGCCCTCCTCATCGTCGTCCTGCTGCTGCGCCCCCAGGGCCTGCTCGGCGAACGCGTCGCGGACAGGGCGTGA